In Calliopsis andreniformis isolate RMS-2024a chromosome 6, iyCalAndr_principal, whole genome shotgun sequence, a single genomic region encodes these proteins:
- the Nf1 gene encoding LOW QUALITY PROTEIN: neurofibromin 1 (The sequence of the model RefSeq protein was modified relative to this genomic sequence to represent the inferred CDS: substituted 3 bases at 3 genomic stop codons) codes for MGTQKPEEWANLLIIRFEEQLPCHSGPQTTHSRMNEERNKKCLIQISRYRFSLVISNLTKILQGVNDMLPCIGGQRTFHSTDQERNCYESIIIVLDTLEKCLANQPKDTTKFDEAMNVKFLLREICQFIDIPNDSPQNAHLKNLASKVLFALSLNFFNAVFNRISARLQELAKCGEENIDYSDIELIQHINVDVYRLTRLLNETIQKFKQLKKSAHIVLMNSLEKAIWNWMDTYPHEFADLQKKPNDDLGKACEELFDILDTFADNKKGRAAAVWPLQMMLLILSPKVLEEIVNADSGAPCSPKHSKKKQFIDSIKRGLGMHGSSSRQLVEAAAVTCIKLCKASTYINNLDSNNVIFMLVQHVMNDLMALLFNPGKLFSRGQNYVAQDIDLMIDCFVSCFRIKPHNNEVLKVCLNLNFPPTYQFVLVSSLYKXGQYHNIILNKMMPPSTKRTXFKXVSYFRIVTQPRLPWWPQIDLLYSRSTELRNMFTDILNKVTQSYISHTPLRMIQSLTLKGKEQSKYRDRGEEISSYRNLLLWMVKLIHADPMLLLNNQGKAGHEIQSSTLELINGLVSLVHQPTMPDIAYEAMEALLVLHHPDKIEAWNPEAPINTFWDVSSQVLFSISQKLIQHQILNYTCILKWLREILICRNAFLAQNKDYANVGSQIAICKQAHIKLEVVFFMYLWSINMEAVLVSMSCFALLCEEAEIRCGSDEVAVTCLLPNYYLYLELAQASTVLITASGESKICYHDHNHGRAALQKRIMALLRKIEHCVNGVQPAWEETFRNWEVTSRQLVNYPKTKTEDGQMESFHRSTGKRRASHQNSEHELEEQINEWANMTGFLCALGGVCLQKRTPNRPLSGMPPNLESKKSSSKQEPTSCLSNLSQEAQYCTQFVFNLLRLLICNNEKFGNQIQKHVKELVGHEMSPALYPILFDQIKSIVEKFFNQQGQVIVMDVNTQFIEHIIFIMKNILDSKTDQPSEYLGITSIEGMMLAIVRYVRHLDMTIHSIHIKTKLCQLVEAMMKRRDDLAFRQEMKFRNKLVEYLTDWVMGATHQITPSTSGDLTIYTRYTISFYIFYVIFRDLDQACMEAVGALLRGLPLQPEESDRGDLMEAKSQLFLKYFTLFMNLLNDCNEAASEEKEIVSQQPRLTSGKLSTLRNATIQAMSNLLSANIDSGLMHSLSLGYNPDLQTRAAFMEVLTKILQQGTEFDTLAETVLADRFEQLVQLVTMISDKGELPIAMALANVVTTNQMDELARVFVTLFDAKHLLSPLLWNMFYREVEVSDCMQTLFRGNSLGSKIMAFCFKIYGASYLQNLLEPLITPLLDDPSTGFEVDNAKIDANENIEQNGRNLIALTQKVFDAIVSSADRFPPQLRSMCHCLYQVLSKRFPQCPQNNIGAVGTVIFLRFINPAIVSPQEMGIVNKPVPPQIKRGLTLMSKILQNIANHVEFSKEQHMLPFNDFLRAHFEIGRRFFIQIASDCETVDQASHPMSFVSDANVLALHRLLWNHQERIGDYLSSSRDHKAVGRRPFDKMATLLAYLGPPEHKPVDSHLLFSSYARWSSIDMSSTNFEEIMVKHNMHEKEEFKSIKNLNIFYQAGTSKQGYPVFYYIARRYKIGDTNGDLLIYHVILTLKPFCHSPFELVVDFTHTCSDNRFRTEFLQKWFYVLPKVAYENIHAAYIYNCNSWVREYTKFHDRILAPLKGNRKVVFIDGPGRLNDVIDVDQQKLPGATLSLDEDLKVFNSALKLSHKDTKVSIKVGPTAIQITSAEKCKVLSHSVLLNDVYYASEIEEVSLVDDNQFTLTISNETGPLSFIHNDCDSIVQAIVHIRNRWELSQPESVSVHPKIRPKDVPGTLLNMALLNLGSSDPNLRTAAYNQLCALTATFDLKIEGQLLETSGLCIPSNNTIFIKHLSETLAANDPHLTLEFLEECIQGFRVSSIELKHLCLEYMTPWLNNLVRFYKPNDEGGKRQKQVTKILEKLITLTIEEVKMYPSIQAKIWSTIGRLPDLIDTVLDNFIQRSVSFGLYSPTVEIMADTAVALASGNVQLVAKKVIGRLCRVVDKTCTSPTPLLEQHTRWDDIAILARYLLMLSFNNCLDVGKHLPYLFHTVTFLVCSGSLSMRASTHGLVINSIHSLCTCSSPSFSEDTYRILRMSLDEFSLPKFYLLFGISKVKSAAGTAFRSSYRHSNEKWFSNERSVTGTHDKERLSLTSLEIITDALLEIMEACMRDIPQCDWLKTWTSLARNFAFCFNPALQPRALIVFGCISKSITDQDMKQLLRILVKALESFNDITLLEAIIMCLTRLQPLLRSESPIHRYLFWVATSVLQLDEASLYACGLALLEQNLHTLDSQGIFDDKTLEHVMMSTREPLEWHFKQLDHAVGVSFKSNFHFALVGHLLKGYRHPTPTTVTRTARVLTMLLGIVAKPFRRDKFEVTPESVAYLAALVSVSEEVRSRCHIRHSVAKNAESGSTDCLDNLIPHNTDTSVPTCSNPSNRRQKSWDLLDQSALTQARQQKQYSTHQTGRILFKTQRSFSVPTAKETKSTEETEPKNRSARVSVSNENNVLLDPEVLTDFSIQTLVLTVLVTLVKYSTDENEQRILYEYLAEASVVFPKVFPVIHNLLDAKINNVLSSCHDQGILNSVQAIIQNMIACEDTSQQQLHYLQSCGFGGLWRFAGPYTNSNCTAENAQLFVNCLEAMVETCLPVDETEGSSINEIPPEKTKRTDGHQSEVTSKNKMSAYSTDRKSTRGIPERNDETSRSTASFIHRDRSIDSRGDISQDSVSQGENTSSSSSSQP; via the exons TTGCCGTGTCACAGTGGCCCTCAAACCACTCATTCTCGTATGAACgaagaaagaaacaaaaaatgCTTGATACAAATCTCTCGCTACCGTTTCTCTCTTGTAATATCCAACCTCACTAAAATACTTCAAGGTGTTAATGATATGTTACCATGTATTGGGGGTCAACGTACATTTCATAGTACAGATCAAGAGCGGAATTGCTATGAATCTATTATTATCGTTCTGGACACTTTGGAAAAGTGTCTTGCAAATCAACCAAAAGATACAACTAAATTTGATGAGGCTATGAATGTTAAATTTTTGCTTAGAGAAATATGCCAGTTTATAG ATATACCAAACGATAGTCCTCAAAATGCTCATTTGAAAAATTTGGCAAGTAAAGTACTGTTTGCCTTAAGTTTAAATTTTTTCAATGCTGTATTTAATAGAATATCAGCCAGACTTCAAGAATTGGCAAAATGTGGAGaagaaaatattgattatagtGACATTGAATTAATTCAACATATTAATGTGGATGTTTACAGGCTTACAAGGCTTTTAAAtg agACCATACAAAAATTTAAACAACTCAAAAAATCTGCACATATAGTTCTTATGAATTCTTTGGAAAAAGCCATTTGGAATTGGATGGATACGtatccccatgaatttgctgaTTTACAAAAAAAACCTAATGATGATCTTGGAAAAGCATGCGAAGAATTATTTGACATTCTTGATACATTTGCTGACAATAAAAAGGGAAGGGCTGCAGCTGTTTGGCCTTTACAAATGATGCTCTTAATACTTTCACCAAAAGTTTTGGAAGAAATAGTTAATGCTGATTCTGGTGCTCCTTGTTCACCAAAGCATTCGAAGAAAAAACAATTCATCGATAGCATTAAACGAGGCCTAGGAATGCATGGCAGTTCTAGTAGACAACTAGTAGAAGCTGCAGCAGTCACTTGTATTAAGCTTTGTAAAGCATCAACCTACATAAATAATTTGGATTCGAACAACGTTATTTTCATGCTCGTTCAACATGTAATGAATGATTTGATGGCACTACTTTTTAATCCAGGAAAACTATTCTCTCGTGGTCAGAACTACGTTGCCCAGGACATCGACCTAATGATAGACTGTTTTGTTAGCTGTTTTCGTATTAAACCTCATAACAACGAAGTACTTAAAGTCTGTTTAAACTTGAATTTTCCGCCAACATACCAATTCGTCTTGGTTAGCTCCTTATACAAGTAAGGGCaatatcataatataatattaaataaaatgatGCCTCCATCAACAAAGAGAACATAATTTAAATGAGTTTCTTATTTTAGAATTGTAACTCAACCAAGACTGCCATGGTGGCCTCAAATAGATCTTCTGTATTCACGTAGTACAGAACTTAGGAATATGTTTACTGACATTTTAAATAAAGTTACACAGAGTTACATATCACACACACCACTGCGAATGATTCAAAGTTTAACGCTCAAAGGTAAAGAACAGAGCAAATATAGGGACCGTGGAGAAGAAATATCAAGCTATAGAAATCTGCTCTTGTGGATGGTGAAACTTATTCATGCAGACCCTATGCTATTATTGAAT AATCAAGGAAAAGCTGGTCATGAAATACAAAGTTCAACATTAGAACTGATTAATGGTTTAGTTTCTTTAGTTCATCAACCAACAATGCCAGATATTGCTTATGAAGCAATGGAAGCATTATTAGTACTACATCATCCAGATAAAATAGAAGCATGGaatccagaagcaccaattaataCATTTTGGGATGTTAGTTCACAAGTTCTCTTCTCCatttctcaaaaattaattcaaCATCAAATTCTTAATTATACATGTATACTAAAATGGCTTAGAGAAATATTGATTTGTAGAAATGCTTTTCTAGCACAAAACAAGGATTATGCAAATGTGGGTAGCCAAATTGCTATTTGTAAGCAGGCACATATTAAATTGGAG GTTGTATTTTTCATGTATTTGTGGAGCATAAACATGGAAGCTGTTTTAGTATCCATGTCCTGTTTTGCATTGCTCTGTGAAGAAGCAGAAATACGCTGTGGTAGTGATGAAGTAGCAGTGACTTGTTTACTTCCTAATTATTATTTGTATCTTGAATTGGCACAAGCTTCTACTGTATTAATCACTG CCAGCGGGGAAAGTAAGATATGTTATCACGATCATAATCATG GGCGAGCTGCTTTACAAAAAAGAATTATGGCCTTATTGAGAAAGATAGAACATTGTGTAAATGGTGTGCAGCCT GCCTGGGAAGAAACGTTCAGGAATTGGGAAGTGACTTCTCGTCAGTTAGTGAATTATCCTAAAACTAAAACGGAAGATGGTCAAATGGAATCATTTCATCGAAGCACTGGAAAGCGAAGAGCATCGCATCAGAATTCGGAACACGAATTAGAAGAACAGATTAACGAATGGGCAAATATGACAGGATTTCTTTGCGCTCTAGGTGGAGTGTGCTTACAAAAACGTACTCCAAATAGACCACTGTCAGGCATGCCTCCAAATCTAGAGTCAAAAAAAAGTTCATCGAAACAAGAGCCTACATCTTGTTTATCGAATCTAAGTCAAGAAGCACAATACTGTACGCAATTCGTTTTCAATTTGTTACGTTTACTGATTTGTAATAATGAGAAATTTGGAAATCAAATTCAGAAACATGTTAAAGAATTAGTCGGCCATGAAATGAGCCCTGCATTGTATCCAATACTTTTTGATCAGATTAAAAGCATAGTTGAAAAATTCTTCAACCAACAGGGACAAGTTATAGTGATGGATGTTAATACACAGTTCATTGAacatataatattcataatgaaaaatatattggatTCTAAAACAGACCAACCTTCTGAATATCTTGGTATAACCAGTATAGAAGGAATGATGTTAGCGATTGTTAGATATGTTAGACATTTGGATATGACTATACATTCGATACACATTAAGACAAAATTATGCCAGCTTGTTGAAGCAATGATGAAAAGGAGAGATGACTTAGCATTTCGACAGGAAATGAAGTTTAGAAATAAACTCGTGGAATATTTAACTGATTGGGTTATGGGTGCTACTCATCAAATTACGCCATCGACTAGTGGAGACTTAACTATTTACACTCG TTATACAATttccttttatattttttatgtcatttttagagATTTGGATCAAGCCTGTATGGAAGCAGTTGGAGCATTATTACGAGGCCTTCCTCTTCAGCCTGAAGAATCAGACCGTGGTGACTTAATGGAAGCAAAATCTCAattatttttaaagtatttcaCTCTTTTCATGAATTTATTAAACGATTGCAATGAAGCAGCCAGCGAAGAAAAGGAAATTGTATCTCAACAACCGCGTTTAACTAGCGGCAAATTATCAACTTTACGCAACGCCACTATACAAGCAATGAGCAATCTTCTCAGCGCAAATATTGATAGTGGCTTGATGCATTCATTAA GTTTGGGGTATAATCCAGATCTACAAACGCGAGCAGCATTTATGGAAGTTCTAACCAAGATTCTTCAACAAGGAACAGAGTTTGACACATTAGCAGAAACAGTATTAGCTGACAGATTCGAGCAGTTGGTTCAACTCGTTACAATGATTAGTGACAAGGGAGAGTTACCTATCGCCATGGCTTTAGCCAATGTTGTGACAACAAATCAAATGGATGAACTAGCACGAGTATTTGTGACATTGTTTGACGCAAAACATTTACTATCGCCTCTTTTGTGGAATATGTTTTACCGCGAGGTAGAAGTTTCCGACTGTATGCAAACGCTGTTTCGGGGAAATAGCTTAGGAAGTAAAATTATGGCATTTTGTTTCAAAATTTATGGTGCCAGTTATTTGCAAAATTTACTGGAACCTTTAATTACTCCCTTATTGGATGATCCTTCGACTGGTTTTGAAGTGGACAACGCAAAGATAGATGCTAATGAGAATATAGAACAAAACGGTCGCAATTTAATAGCATTGACACAGAAAGTATTCGATGCTATAGTATCTTCAGCTGATCG ATTTCCACCTCAGTTGCGCTCTATGTGCCATTGTTTATATCAAGTACTCAGCAAGAGGTTTCCGCAATGTCCACAAAATAATATTGGGGCCGTAGGAACAGTGATATTTCTGCGATTCATCAATCCAGCCATTGTATCGCCTCAAGAAATGGGAATCGTGAACAAACCTGTGCCTCCACAAATTAAAAGAGGTCTTACACTGATGTCTAAAATACTTCAAAATATCGCGAATCACGTAGAATTTAGTAAAGAGCAGCATATGTTACCTTTTAACGACTTTTTACGAGCACACTTTGAAATTGGAAGAAGATTCTTCATACAAATAGCTTCTGATTGCGAAACGGTCGATCAAGCTAGTCATCCGATGTCCTTTGTATCGGATGCTAATGTTTTAGCATTGCACAGACTATTGTGGAACCATCAAGAAAGAATCGGCGACTATCTGAGCAGTAGTCGAGATCATAAAGCAGTAGGAAGAAGACCATTCGATAAAATGGCTACATTATTGGCATACCTTGGTCCCCCAGAACATAAACCAGTAGACTCACATTTGCTATTTTCTTCCTATGCCCGATGGTCGAGTATCGATATGTCATCAACGAATTTTGAAGAAATTATGGTGAAACATAATATGCACGAAAAGGAAGAattcaaaagcataaaaaatttgaatattttctatCAGGCAGGAACTAGTAAACAAGGATATCCAGTCTTTTATTATATCGCTAGGCGTTACAAAATTGGAGACACGAATGGCGATTTATTGATATATCACGTTATTCTCACTCTAAAACCATTTTGCCATTCTCCTTTCGAATTGGTTGTCGATTTCACGCATACCTGTTCAGACAATCGATTTAGAACCGAATTTTTACAAAAGTGGTTTTATGTGTTGCCCAAAGTCGCTTATGAAAACATTCACGCTGCATATATTTACAATTGTAACAGTTGGGTGAGAGAATACACGAAATTCCATGATAGAATTTTGGCACCGCTGAAAGGTAACAGAAAAGTGGTTTTCATCGATGGACCAGGCCGTCTGAACGATGTGATCGATGTTGACCAACAAAAATTACCAGGTGCTACGCTTTCTCTTGACGAAGACTTAAAGGTCTTCAACAGCGCATTGAAACTTTCACATAAGGACACTAAGGTTTCAATAAAAGTTGGACCAACTGCTATACAAATTACCTCGGCAGAGAAATGCAAAGTATTATCGCATTCCGTTCTTCTAAATGATGTTTATTATGCGTCTGAAATAGAAGAAGTTTCTTTAGTAGACGACAATCAATTTACCTTGACCATTTCGAATGAAACTGGCCCATTGTCTTTTATTCATAACGACTGTGATAGTATTGTTCAGGCTATAGTTCATATAAGAAATCGATGGGAATTGTCGCAGCCAGAATCTGTGTCTGTTCATCCAAAGATTAGGCCTAAAGATGTACCTGGTACACTATTGAACATGGCACTACTGAATCTCGGCAGTTCGGATCCAAATTTAAGAACAGCAGcatacaatcagttgtgtgcTTTAACGGCAACTTTCGACTTAAAGATAGAAGGACAACTGTTAGAGACATCTGGTCTGTGCATACCATCGAACAATACAATATTCATCAAACACTTAAGTGAAACTTTAGCTGCAAATGATCCACACCTTACGCTGGAGTTTCTAGAGGAATGTATACAAGGTTTCCGAGTGTCGAGCATCGAATTAAAGCATCTTTGCTTGGAGTACATGACTCCGTGGTTAAATAATCTCGTTCGATTCTATAAGCCGAATGACGAAGGTGGGAAACGTCAGAAACAAGTTACAAAGATATTAGAGAAATTAATCACATTAACCATCGAGGAAGTGAAAATGTATCCTAGCATACAAGCTAAGATATGGAGCACGATTGGAAGGTTACCAGATCTGATAGACACGGTTTTGgataatttcatccagcgtaGTGTCAGCTTTGGACTCTATTCCCCGACAGTTGAAATAATGGCTGACACGGCCGTAGCCTTAGCCTCTGGGAATGTTCAATTAGTAGCGAAGAAAGTGATAGGACGGCTTTGTCGAGTTGTAGATAAAACTTGTACGTCTCCGACTCCGCTACTGGAACAGCACACAAGATGGGACGACATCGCTATTCTGGCTAGATATTTGCTGATGTTGTCCTTCAATAACTGTTTAGATGTTGGGAAACACTTACCTTATTTATTTCATACAGTAACATTTCTCGTTTGCTCCGGAAGTCTGAGTATGCGTGCTTCCACTCATGGATTAGTTATAAACAGCATCCACTCACTCTGCACATGCAGTTCGCCTTCATTCTCGGAGGACACTTATAGAATATTGCGAATGAGTTTAGATGAATTCTCACTTCCGAAGTTCTATTTACTTTTCGGTATTAGTAAAGTGAAATCTGCTGCGGGTACAGCATTTAGATCTAGTTATAGGCATTCAAACGAGAAATGGTTCAGCAATGAACGTAGCGTTACTGGAACGCATGATAAAGAGAGGCTCTCGTTAACGAGCTTGGAAATTATCACGGATGCTCTTCTTGAAATTATGGAAGCTTGTATGCGAGACATTCCACAGTGCGATTGGTTGAAAACTTGGACTTCTTTGGCGAGAAATTTCGCGTTCTGCTTTAATCCAGCTCTTCAGCCAAGAGCTTTAATCGTTTTCGGGTGTATCAGTAAAAGTATCACCGATCAAGATATGAAACAGTTGTTGAGGATATTGGTAAAAGCTCTTGAAAGTTTCAACGACATTACTTTGCTAGAAGCAATTATTATGTGCCTCACTCGATTACAACCGTTACTTAGATCC GAATCTCCCATACATAGATATTTGTTTTGGGTTGCAACATCAGTTCTTCAATTGGATGAAGCATCTTTGTATGCCTGTGGTTTAGCGCTACTTGAACAGAATTTGCATACTTTGGATTCACAAGGAATTTTCGATGATAAG ACTTTGGAACATGTTATGATGTCTACTCGTGAGCCACTAGAGTGGCACTTTAAGCAGTTGGACCATGCAGTAGGAGTTTCATTTAAGTCAAACTTTCATTTCGCGCTTGTTGGACATCTTCTGAAAGGATATAGACATCCAACACCAACTACCGTGACAAGAACAGCTAGAGTACTCACAATGTTATTGGGAATCGTGGCTAAACCATTCAGAAGAGATAAATTTGAAGTAACACCGGAAAGTGTGGCATATCTAGCTG CATTAGTATCTGTATCTGAAGAAGTACGAAGTAGATGTCATATTAGACACTCGGTTGCCAAGAATGCAGAGTCTGGCAGTACAGATTGTCTTGATAATTTGATTCCACATAATACA GACACATCTGTTCCAACGTGTAGTAATCCTAGTAATCGTCGTCAAAAATCATGGGACTTACTTGATCAGTCTGCACTTACTCAAGCTAGACAACAAAAGCAGTATTCAACACATCAG ACTGGACGGATTTTATTTAAAACACAGCGGTCCTTTTCTGTACCAACTGCAAAGGAAACAAAGTCAACTGAAGAAACAGAGCCAAAG AATCGAAGTGCCAGAGTAAGCGTGAGCAACGAAAACAATGTACTACTGGATCCAGAAGTACTGACAGACTTTTCAATTCAGACTTTGGTTTTGACTGTTCTCGTTACATTGGTAAAATATTCGACTGATGAAAATGAGCAAAGGATTCTTTATGAATATCTTGCAGAAGCTTCTGTGGTGTTCCCAAAAGTATTTCCAGTAAT ACATAATCTACTTGAcgcaaaaattaataatgtaTTATCTTCCTGCCATGACCAAGGTATATTGAACTCTGTACAAGCGATCATTCAGAATATGATTGCTTGTGAAGATACAAGTCAGCAGCAGTTACATTATTTACAAAGTTGTGGATTTGGTGGATTATGGAGATTTGCAGGTCCATACACAAAT TCTAACTGTACAGCTGAAAATGCTCAGTTATTTGTTAATTGCCTGGAAGCAATGGTAGAAACGTGTCTACCAGTCGATGAAACTGAAGGATCAAGTATTAATGAAATTCCGCCTGAGAAAACTAAACGGACTGATGGCCATCAATCAGAAGTCACATCGAAGAATAAAATGTCTGCATATTCGACTGATCGAAAAAGTACGCGTGGAATTCCAGAAAGAAATGATGAAACTTCACGAAGCACTGCTTCTTTCATTCATAGGGA TCGCAGCATTGATAGCAGAGGAGATATTTCACAAGATTCTGTGAGTCAAGGAGAAAATACCAGTAGTAGTAGCAGTTCACAACCTTAG